The DNA region ttcttaGAAGAAGAAAAGCAGTTTCAAAATGAAGAGTAAACATTGATTATAAGTTAACATTTGCTAAATTAtgcacagtatttttttatacaattcttCAACTCCCTTATTgtcataacaaaaaattatagaaaccaAAGAAACAAACTAAAGGGAACTTACACGGCTGCTGCTTCACATAAACTTTCCCCCAAGGCACGCCTGAGTGTATTATCACGATCGAAAACTCCCCACGTAGCTTGAAGTGcagaatccagaagacaatcgCCAGCACTTCTATTCCACAAAGCGTAAAGTCTGGACCCAAGCCTCTCTGTAAGTTCCAAACTCCAGTTTATAATAGGTGATTCTTCTTCTAATTCTAAAgcagaaaaaacaaacaagattttgcaatgaaatatttataatattgctCTATTATTTACTATTGGTTTTCTTAtcttagtttttgtttaaatttcttttaccaTGTATGATTTgtagtcattttttttcctctttttatactacttgctataaaatattgtaaaattgtgaatCACACATATTTTGATTTAGTCTTAACAATTTTTCCTTACATACATTTCTTCAATATACATTCCCAGGactgccaactactacgctttctgccaaaatttttattaagtggtagacatttaaaaatcatagctttgtgaatttttagtaattttgctAGCATTTAAAAATCCTAAGAGAGCTGCTGTGAGAAAGCTGGAACAAAgcatatgaatatttaaataatttatatgtagtggggtggaaaataagtttaaatgaataaatacaataaaacataaacatagctatcactagaataaatttttacaaaaagcgtagaaagttggcagccctgcaTTCCATAcacatttaacatttatttctacATAACAATGGACACTCAGAACAAAACAGGCAGATATCGACTTATATACTTATGACAGTATACTAGTATCGTCTATATTTCATTTGCCGAAGTATCATTTGGGAATTTGGACTCTACCATAACTCTCAACCCTAAGACTTTTATTAGTTGTGAAACCATACTTATTTTTAGTCTTCTGTTATACATTTCTCACAAAATTGAAAGCAGGTAGGGATCTACCATTTTTTATTCTGGGTATCCATTttaagtaactaattttaaatgtattaagttAAACACTttcaaagaaagaagaaattgaaataaccTTTTTGTGCATCTCTGTCTAAGAGATCATCAAATAGTTTTTCTTGAACAATAGGGTTGAAATCTTCTATTTCTGCAaatagaaataagtttaaaatgacgtttctttctttatctatctaaaaatgtacaaacacTCATAACTCTTAATATGTTTATAGCTATAGCAAATAAATAGACATGGCAGgtactaaatattatttcacaatttCGAATTTCATTAAACAGCCAAGTGCGTGtatcaaaagtaaaaacatctgcatttcaaaataaataaataaaaggaaaacgaAACATTTCTAGGGCCATGTTTCAGTAGTATCTCTTATTCCTCACCTCACTTATTAACTCTTTGTTATCTTACAGACTATTTGATAATTGTTTATAATGATAAAGTATCAACTCTACTACTAGGCTGTTAATttattgcacaattttttttttttgaaaaatttattcttaatttattattatttattaatataattgcttaaaaatgtgAGGAATATAGccacttattctttttttagtgttagcagtactaaaaatagaatttaacacaagaaaaataacaaaaaatttatctcttatCAACATTTTGATAGTGAGTCAGTCTAATTTCTGTACATAGAGATGGAAGTCAAAGCCTTAACCAATTAACAAGGGATCATGAATATTTTTCCCAGTTTTCACAAAGgaacacaaaatataataagaaaaacataatttaagtttCTCAAACTTACACTAAAgcttttatttgactttttcattattaaactttctttaaaatttaaaaaattttctatttggtGAAATCTTTCTGacacaatgtaattttttaaaatcaataaattcttaatttttaaaattttttatgaacgcAAAGAGTTGGAACAacttctcaatttttaatatttttagattaaaaaaatattatttcgtttttcattaaaaaaagaaggaaaaaaaaagttcttaaataacaatttgcACCATTTTCATAATCACTATAGAGGCAATGGACAAAACTTAAactaacaattataaattcaaaatagttataaaaatggtATATTATTGACAAAAAGTCCTTAACATGATGAAGGAGATTAAGAACAGTCTCAAAGGTGCCCCTCAGATTCCATTTCCCTAACTTTCCATGTTAAGTTTCGTAGAATTACATGAAAACTTATTTCCCATTGATTAGGTTcacaattttttgaagtttaaaaatttttttgaagctaataCAGTAGTTTtggtaaagtttgaaaaaattcaaaaaaaatatttaaaaacctaaaattttaaaatttggttcaataaaatgcattttaacgaATAAAGTGCATTGAGGTAGAATTTTTCGAGCTATCTGCGACAtaactctctagcactaatatctttctggaagatacttttaataataaaaacatatatgttactaatttaaaataacaaaagcggTTAACAGAAGAGAaagtatatatctatataagtttaattgaacatgtaataattttttattctgataatatgatattcttgcattttgttGGGGAGGAcgcacaaattatttcctttttcttattttttaaataattaaatatttatcacaacgaaaataattaaaaatcatgaaatctgtAGTAGTATGTGCTGAAAGATGAAATCATGCTAATCGGACTCCTTAAATGCGGGTTTTGTTTCGAGATTagattgttgtaataaataatatcacataaaaaacatcggatttaaaaactagggggaaatcaatagcaataactgtcaaaaattgatataattattgccttaaaaagtaaatactcaaatgcacgattcgaattttttatattgtttgaaatatatcgggatatttaaaatccatgtgaaaatcaatatcaataactgctgAAAATACAACCGAAACATTACATCGATTTATGATATTATCGGTGTAAATTGAGCGTGCAAGAACTTATCTATAtgcataattgaaatattacatgtaaatttctgtagaaaagaaaactaatattttttttacttttcaaaagaaaaatctttctgcaagaattCTGTAACATTCTGCGACAATGTAACCATGTTGCTGCGATTCTGCCATAGGAATAAAGTGAAACAAACACTATTCCAAAATAGTCAttgttgatataaaaaattagtactcttataattttttgtatgttaaCATGCGAGGTGAAGGAAGTAGTATCTAACTCCAAGACACCCTTTAACAGAGCATAACTAAAAATACTCTAAAATATTGAGcacggaaaaataaatattcactcTGAATTTACGATTTGCtgcttaaagaaaatttttgtaatgaaaccTTACCTGCAGGAAGAGAAAAAGTAACACACTCAGTTACGAAATAGCAAGGAAATTCGCCTCTTCTTTGCTTAAGTGATGCAGTGATCATATGGCGAATGTCAGCTGCCAGAGTTCGACTAATGTCGGCTGGAACTCTTTTAGCTGCAGGTCGTGTCATGCCAGTGTGAGAGAGTAAAAGTGTTAACAGATCCTCAcgctggaaaaaataaaaagcattaaaaatattttttaatttaatattctataattattaaaaatatttataaatatttaagttaggaaaaggaaaaaaactgcaaaaaatagtATTCATTAATAGTATTGTACACATTAGGGAACGTCATTTCTGTACACATCAATAGACGTTTATTATTTACAGCTAATTAAGCcagtttttactataaaataacaaaaactaaagGTATGGATAAAACTAAGACCTAAGAGTAGCATTTGGGTAAgcttaatattatgtttaattaaattttatgattttccaagataaataaaagttagaaaaaaacttatcagatttttaattttacatgagattaaaatttgaaacatttctcaacacttactatttttacaaatgccaaatattatttttaagtttgtatGTAAGAgaaattaacaacaaatttgaaattgaagagTTGGAAAGTGTAAATCAAGCATCTGCAAAAATTAACTTACATATTATTGTAATCGAGCTGCTttcattaatactttttttaaattcacgaCTGCTGGTTTATGCACTCATGAAGGGCAATTTTTCTTAGTGGTAgtcaaataagaataattaacataattttaatttcagaattttgtcAGCAATCAATAATTATACCAAAGGATTATACACAATTAACCTTATtccatttaaaatctttttcaaatcaaatttatttaattaagcatcattcaTGAAAGCTTTAATTATGATggcaatttaaacattaaattttcgtATAGAGAAGGCagctatttgaatttaatttcgttGTAGCGTCAGTGGTGTGCAGAAAAGGGGGTAACAGTTACAGGCATCCAATTGATGACCTCTAAACTGTCTACAACATAAAAGTGTTACTTTTATTaggaacttaattttttttattagttgcatCTATTATTTAggcaaaatagtaaaatatgaatttcaagcaaacataaaaatgaaattttaggttattaaaatttaaatatttaagaatattttgctggaaataataaaattttacgaaagatTAATTTCAGCagacatttacataaaaataattttaactatgcattaaaatttttgtaaatatgtatcattcaaatatttttatcttttaattaaataaggcTTTTCTTCTCTTCAGAgtcaacattattattattacattgtaCTTTTCAGAGGTAGCAAATATAGTTTGTCCTGAGCATTAACACATCTCTGCATGCCACAGTGTTCAGTAAGAAATTCAACTTTATTTAAGGTAATaggagagagaaagaaaaaaaagcctaCTTGAAAGCGAATGGCTAAATGCACTAGAGTAAATCCGGAATCAAATGCAGAAGGTCTTTTAAGCAGAGCAACTTCATTTGCGTTGAGTTGTCTGGCGGGGTCCCCACCCAGAGACAAATATTCAATAACAGGATCTGCATCCCCATCTACTACACCCATACAAGCATTCAACCATGTCCAGTCCACCTCTCTGTTGTTCCTACGGCTATTACGGAGTCTGCATTCTTCCAAATAGTTGTTTGATGCTATGGATATATCACTAGCTGAAGCTAAGGGAGTTGAAACCTAGGGAAATAAAACCgcctttaatatatttcataagtaTATATGTAGCCTAGCTTCAAAAATAAGAGCATTTGAAAATAGATCTTAAATTTAGATATGGGAAATAATATAGACATTAATATACATCtgctgttaatttttataataaattttgataataagtagtaatttattttaattataaaaagcttGGCAAAGAAGTGTTAGCATGCATTATCAAGCATTTAATTTCGAAGCAAAATTTGATGAACTCTTGCAGTttacaaaagataaaaacaatttcagaaaaggaaaaaaaaagaaaatttcaattatttaagggATCATATTACCCAAAAAATTACTGACCTatcgaaattgtttttatttatttttatgcaaaaacttCAAGCAATTCTAaacaaactaaaacaaaaatttattgccATTCTTTCtagcaaaaacaaaactttaaaagtgctttattaCATAGACAACTTTTTGGTGTTGGTAAGTAATCCATTCCAAaggactttaattttttattaaagatagaGCTTTGACATACTTGATAAGGCagtgcatttattaaaaaaattattaaaattctaacagaATGTTGTAtgcaaatgataattttttttttttacttttcttttctttaattttgcacTTAATAAATCAtggaaaatgttataatttgaaatgtttatcaAACAAAGGATTAAATagattattactatttttttgaaaaatatgcaaaaaacaTGAACAGTAATACTCATTTTTGCACATAACGGGTTGATATTAAGAGACGATACAGGGCAATTTATATGTACAGCTTTTAAAGTGCCACGTcctcttttttctataattattttttgtgcttcttaatttgtttataattattcattttggcATGCTACAAAgggaaactttattaattttaagtaggTCATTAAGGTAACATGATTCTTtactttcttaaagtttttttgataatcatttctaaaaaatgtaacattttgtgaatctatttttaacagGATATGAATTCAATATTAggggaaacttttaaaaatcaactgatggctgttttaaaaacaagtgaTAACAAATCGATGTAATAACCTGTATTTCTGTGGTGTCAGATGATAAGTGATCATTTCTACGAATGGATGGGCAATTGATGGGAGAATAGAGAGATGTGGTAACTCTTTGAACAGACCGGCTCTCTTCATCTGTTGTTTGTGAAGATTGATCTACTTTGGGTCTGGCAGAGTGGCAAAGAACGCACTACGAGAGGATTATTATCAATATCACtactataatattaatataaaacattttttaaaaaaaaagataaaatgaaattaattcataaCAAGAAATATGATAACTTGACttgatttttacttcttttaaataatttatcatgactcaatatttcatatttatattattacatgaAAGCGAAGTTGAATACATCATAAAGATTGAGAAATGCATAGCAACTCATTGCCTGAAATATCAACGATACTAGGAATCTCCTCCTCACTATAAACTATCtgtttatatgtaaaaataccaaaaatactgtttaaataaatacagatttaaatcagattttttaaaaatattttttacgtttaaTAACTGCACTAACAGGCAAAGTGCGTCAATAAtacctattatttaaaaacaatataacaaaaaaagataatatttctaactataatgcttaaaattattatttaattttataaattaagtgttaataaagtaatgattaattttgtttaacctagataatttatcagttaaatatctattgaagaataaatttgtttGGATCAGAATACATTTGCTAATGCGTATACACAcaaacacacatatatatattaagtttcTCTGGGAAGTCTTTCTTCATTATTGACATACACTAACTGAAGTTTTAAAAGCACTTATACTTATATAAACATATAACTAAATGGTTATGATTAAGACatgtttaatgtttattaccagcaaattatttttcatacagaCAAAGGGGAAAGTTATTTTACTGTcattcacaattaaaaaaaaaaaaaattattagtttatttttaaatagagtaATTTACATACATTccccttattattattttattggatGAAATCTACATTATCAATGaaatcatactttaaaaaatatcccaaCCTAAAGAATATAGAtgtagttataaataattttgtataaaaatatttacaacttaataatttatttattatattataatattatttaatgaatttattttattttaaaaccgtcattgaactaaactaaactcagtggcgcgacagcccatatagggccaaggcctactgtgtccaactcagttttcttgaccttgggctctggagtgcaggagcagatgttccggtcaggtggtcagttgaaagcggaacccccagtttttagttcccaagcatgcttggtactcatttattgatccactgaagggatgaaaggctgaatcaaccttgcccggtccgaagatcgaacccaggacctgtggcacagGAGTGCGacgcgctaccactcagccagcAAGAgtcattgaacagttgacccaatttttaaaaataattttgtgttcaCGACTTCTGATGTTCAACtctatagccttgtaattttgaacccaatccagaaaacaaggaaactcctggatcaagtgttgggagaaTTTTGCCCTCGTGGAGAAGGATTTGATGCAAATAACCCGCATttacattacatggagaggaaaaccgaggtaacctcccacagttagcctgatggcaaggggactctaacccgtgatccatagggaatttgtatcgaccagccatcactgggattcaaacctgatCATcgcattggaaggcaaacgctccaTTCTCcaagccaccacggctcaagcgaatgttttaagaaaataataaatcacaGTTGATTTAAAGCAGTGGTTCTCAGCCCTTTTTGACCTATTGTCCTCTTTACGATTTTGACTACCATCTATAGTCTTAAACTTTATATGTTGACTGCCACATATCGCCCTCTTCTTTTTGCTTAATCATAAGTTGCTGTTAATAAGCATCAGAAAtactagaaatttaaataatttgaatttgaattgaaaaaaataaaaatgtagcttttgtgaagtttttttttttttttcttttcaaaaaggtCTGGAtacttaaaggaaaataattaaaatataaatatatatttttctaattgaaacctgaaagaattgaaaacaattataattaaaatattaaactcaaTTGTTCATCTTTACAATGACTGCCTTGTGCTTTCAATTAAAGTTTGAATGTCTAGCTTTATAATCATCAAAGTTCCCCTTTCAAGCAAATCTTTAACCTCTTTCCTTCTTCATCAATATTCactgttatttataataatttgtatttattttcttttgaatactCATTGCCCCCCTGAGGATTATGGCTCCAATGTGAGGTTAAATTGCCCCCAGATTGGGAACCACTGctttaaaacaatgattttttaaaaaaaaatcaagtgatttaaatcatgcaGCCAACATACTTTCACAGATTTTGGCCAATTTTCATAGGTACAAGAAGGGCAAGTCCACTTTATTGTACGACTCCAAGACTTATTCCTGTCATTGTAATAGCTGTCAGAGTGAATGGATGCTGAAGTTGTCACAACATCTGGTGATTTTGAAAGAAGTTCATTTGGGCTGCTGATATTAGAAGACTCTAGGACTGGGGAGGGTGGAAACTGTTTTCTAACAGATGAACACTGCGTACACTTTGTAGCTCTAGGCCAGTTCAGGTATGTACAAGAGGAGCAGGACCACTTGTTGTGAGGATTCGATGAAGCGCTGCTGCTCTGGGCTGTTGGATTCGTATTGCTTTCAGATATTAATGGAGCAATCTgagtaagtgaaaaatattaagtcattagtcagataaaataatataaattatatgctGTCTTAAATAGCTatcaaggaaatttttttctaatctaatTCAGACGAGGTTAGCGCTTATGGAAAGTGTGCtaatattaaaagagaaaaaaaaattatgagtacATCTTCCGACTTTTCCTCCATTccgtaaaatataaaagtgataAATGCTGACTGagatttttatgccatttgcaatttttttcatagaagaTTGGATAGttgagatttgaaaaatatatgtaataaataaaatgtacaattaGGATCAGTAAGTTAGGtcatagataaaataaattacgcaaaatatataatttcaagaagTTATTAGAAATCAGTTTtcaaattgaagtttttttttaaccaagttATCAATATtagaattagttaaaattaggCATCTTAGTTACATATGTCCATCTTGAACGGTATTTTGAGTTTAGTTTGTTAAAAATCTCAACATATGTTCACAAACATATGCAAATCTAAACGTACAGCAACATTTGACACTAAAATTACCAGTAGAGTATGGTATAAGTAAGTATAGTAGAGTATAAGTAAGGTTTTTTCaggtttcgaaaaaaattataaaagatcgtattattttttcaaatatttaatttttcactaagTTTATAAGTTGATATATAAGTTCCCTTATAATCTTCTAAGTTTATAAGCTTACATATCCTCAATAATTtacttacattaattttaattggaaaataaaatttctgctgtttaaaataatagttttaacagAAAACAGTAAAGTATTGGTAAGAGGTGCTTTCAACTTCAAACTAGTTTCAAAAACAGATATTCTTGCTTcttaatgcaataaatattttgttaaacaatttataattaaatcagaATTAGAGCTATTATGAGCAAAAATGTGTTTCTGAGTAGCCTAGGTGAATTGCAGCAACTGCAACAACAGTAATATAACTGATTACAGTCAAATCTCAATACACTGTTCCTGTATCGTCTATTTTCCCATATGTATCGTCTTGTTTTAAAGGTCCCAATACAAATGCTATtcttataatgttaataatgctgacttaaaattgtttctgaaactAGCGAATTCCCACGTTTATTGTTCGGAAATTCTACAGACctttgaaaatatcaaagttttttcgttttcagaagaaaaaaaatagtaactccTGATACTAATGATGAAGAAAATAAGGATTTATTGCAGTTTTATGACAGTGGAGAAAGTTGTGGtatgaaatgaaaagtttaaacttttggTTCAAGAAATGGTTGCAAAAGCTGAAGAAGTGCAAAGTGATACTGATAAGAAAGCGAAACAAAACCACAACCATATGCAGAAGGTCCTTTGAACACTAAGCAGCACTCGGTATTGATTCACGAGTACAGAAAATGAACAGCAATGTGTTactaccataaaaaatttaatttcttcactgagaaaaaaagattgtattaaaactaaaattttttatgaatagtttaaatatataaatttgttcattatttttcattgtaagtatttttgcattaaggacataattttttcaataaaaatttatatgtatattatatatacttaAAGTGAACCTTATTAATTTGAAGCACATTActtctttattacttttaatacattttcaagtcattacttaatgttttatattgaCCATATTCATCGTTTTCCTGTATGTATCGCTCGCAATGAATGGTCCCATGAAAAATTAGCAATCCAGATTCTACTGGACATGCAAATACACCTTTCAGCTACGGATTAGATAACCAAGAAGAAAATTACCATGTATATATCCTGAGAGTCTTCTTGTGATATAACATTAGCTTGTTTAGGAGAGAGGCAGATCGTACATTTAAGAGACTTAGGCCAGTTCTCAAATGTGCAAGCACTACAAGTCCATTTCGGTTCATCTTGACTCATTGTATTAGTTTTTCAGAATATGCGAGAATTGGAGAAATGAAACTGGCAAtacctaaaaaagaaaaatataattttgcacttttcgaaaaatgaaaatgcatattaaacATTGTGGATGATCTTcactaacataatttttattgatcataacaacattataattgattataggaaactatatcaaacgttgccccctacagatggggtaattattgatcactggggtaattcctgatca from Parasteatoda tepidariorum isolate YZ-2023 chromosome 2, CAS_Ptep_4.0, whole genome shotgun sequence includes:
- the LOC107442226 gene encoding ubiquitin thioesterase ZRANB1 isoform X1; protein product: MSQDEPKWTCSACTFENWPKSLKCTICLSPKQANVISQEDSQDIYMIAPLISESNTNPTAQSSSASSNPHNKWSCSSCTYLNWPRATKCTQCSSVRKQFPPSPVLESSNISSPNELLSKSPDVVTTSASIHSDSYYNDRNKSWSRTIKWTCPSCTYENWPKSVKCVLCHSARPKVDQSSQTTDEESRSVQRVTTSLYSPINCPSIRRNDHLSSDTTEIQVSTPLASASDISIASNNYLEECRLRNSRRNNREVDWTWLNACMGVVDGDADPVIEYLSLGGDPARQLNANEVALLKRPSAFDSGFTLVHLAIRFQREDLLTLLLSHTGMTRPAAKRVPADISRTLAADIRHMITASLKQRRGEFPCYFVTECVTFSLPAEIEDFNPIVQEKLFDDLLDRDAQKELEEESPIINWSLELTERLGSRLYALWNRSAGDCLLDSALQATWGVFDRDNTLRRALGESLCEAAAVLYPRWKEAETLQANLLQFSLDETQWQEDWAMLLSLASQPGSALEQMHIFTLAHILRRPIIVYGVKYVKSFRGEALGYARFEGIYLPLLWEPTFCWKSPIALGYTRGHFTALVSLEPETEDVLGAGANTRSGDDLRVIFLPLMTVDHQRLPVHFLTQEELGREEEIMKQWLDCCVTEGGILVAQQKILKRPYLVAQMIEEWLGLYRGLVRRPTIHSSSPESHTQVYSSDGDSDQE
- the LOC107442226 gene encoding ubiquitin thioesterase Zranb1 isoform X2, which encodes MSQDEPKWTCSACTFENWPKSLKCTICLSPKQANVISQEDSQDIYMIAPLISESNTNPTAQSSSASSNPHNKWSCSSCTYLNWPRATKCTQCSSVRKQFPPSPVLESSNISSPNELLSKSPDVVTTSASIHSDSYYNDRNKSWSRTIKWTCPSCTYENWPKSVKVSTPLASASDISIASNNYLEECRLRNSRRNNREVDWTWLNACMGVVDGDADPVIEYLSLGGDPARQLNANEVALLKRPSAFDSGFTLVHLAIRFQREDLLTLLLSHTGMTRPAAKRVPADISRTLAADIRHMITASLKQRRGEFPCYFVTECVTFSLPAEIEDFNPIVQEKLFDDLLDRDAQKELEEESPIINWSLELTERLGSRLYALWNRSAGDCLLDSALQATWGVFDRDNTLRRALGESLCEAAAVLYPRWKEAETLQANLLQFSLDETQWQEDWAMLLSLASQPGSALEQMHIFTLAHILRRPIIVYGVKYVKSFRGEALGYARFEGIYLPLLWEPTFCWKSPIALGYTRGHFTALVSLEPETEDVLGAGANTRSGDDLRVIFLPLMTVDHQRLPVHFLTQEELGREEEIMKQWLDCCVTEGGILVAQQKILKRPYLVAQMIEEWLGLYRGLVRRPTIHSSSPESHTQVYSSDGDSDQE